A stretch of Triticum aestivum cultivar Chinese Spring chromosome 1D, IWGSC CS RefSeq v2.1, whole genome shotgun sequence DNA encodes these proteins:
- the LOC123167877 gene encoding uncharacterized protein — translation MSPSSSPEEEVPSSPEEQDHLSNRPISPASATPEVPKASNPTQVEAKEVQLSDIAPIMLDDTDVKTKIDDIAEMDIVEDFDNRPSKKAKISESRVLEPSPMSPTMKTSSPGSECFESFVPESDNQMNHDTLPSPPSPSSSTISPVFPLHDIKEPNSHKEIQVDETYDYLPQDYTLTDHDLCAHIAIESSLRKQLLVQIDGSSVLQHQLMCLLDEKEWVNDDVINAYICCIKDQIHLQNDNKVYFESPFVTSLFKRDGTIGIQEGSAFMTEIVLEYMQHDMIKLPINANNTHWYLAVVNTKKCEVQVLDSLCWNSDRDDLANTLRGIQFHLDLLKSQKLVSDDWKDVDLTEWKITEQLQKAIQKD, via the exons GTGCCAAAGGCATCCAATCCAACtcaggtggaggccaaggaggttcaACTCTCGGACATTGCACCAATAATGCTGGATGATACCGACGTGAAGACT AAAATAGATGACATCGCTGAAATGGACATTGTAGAGGATTTTGATAACCGGCCTTCCAAAAAGGCAAAAATTTCTGAATCACGTGTACTGGAACCATCACCTATGTCACCAACTATGAAAACATCTTCTCCAGGTTCAGAGTGTTTTGAATCGTTTGTGCCGGAATCAGATAATCAGATGAATCATGATACACTACCATCACCTCCATCCCCATCTAGCTCGACAATATCTCCTGTTTTCCCATTGCATGATATTAAGGAACCAAATTCACATAAAGAGATCCAAGTTGATGAGACATATGATTATCTCCCACAAG ACTATACATTGACCGACCATGATCTATGTGCTCATATAGCAATAGAATCATCTTTGAGAAAACAATTGCTGGTTCAGATAGATGGAAGTTCTGTCTTGCAACATCAATTGATGTGCCTGCTAGATGAGAAAGAGTGGGTAAATGATGAT gtgatcaatgcatatatatgttgtataaAGGACCAAATACATCTCCAGAATGATAATAAAGTATATTTTGAGAGTCCATTTGTTACCTCACTATTTAAACGAGATGGCACCATTGGAATACAAGAAGGTAGTGCCTTCATGACAGAGATTGTCCTCGAATATATGCAGCATGACATG ATTAAACTTCCAATAAATGCCAATAACACACATTGGTATTTAGCTGTTGTGAATACAAAAAAATGTGAGGTTCAAGTTCTAGACTCATTGTGCTGGAATTCTGACAGAGATGATCTTGCTAATACG CTACGAGGAATACAATTTCATTTGGACCTTCTTAAAAGTCAAAAGTTGGTAAGCGACGATTGGAAAGACGTTGATCTTACTGAATGGAAGATCACAGAACAATTACAAAAGGCAATTCAAAAAGATTAA